The following proteins are encoded in a genomic region of Brachypodium distachyon strain Bd21 chromosome 1, Brachypodium_distachyon_v3.0, whole genome shotgun sequence:
- the LOC100827651 gene encoding U1 small nuclear ribonucleoprotein C, translating into MSSSIQGQVLELRVTGCRKLRDTEFFSRQDPYVVVEYANTKLRTRTCTDGGRNPTFDDKFHIPLIEGLRELNIIVWNSNTLSNDDFIGSCRVQLHKALTSGYDDSSWPLQTRHMKSAGEVRLIMHFDVSAMKNKMAGKSAAASSAHSVPPVPAPLPYAASSLSYPAPTAYPAAPPHQAYPTPGHAPYPTPSAYASPPPQQPCPHHAYPPTSQPPQPYGQPYPPQPYAQPYPPQPYGQPYPPQPYGQPYPPPSAAQSPYPPAPYPGVYPPPPPY; encoded by the exons ATGTCGTCGTCGATCCAGGGCCAGGTCCTCGAGCTCAGAG TGACGGGGTGCAGGAAGCTGCGGGACACGGAGTTCTTCTCGCGCCAGGACCCCTACGTCGTCGTCGAGTACGCCAACACCAAGCTCCGCACCCGCACCTGCACCG ATGGGGGAAGGAACCCGACTTTTGATGATAAGTTTCACATACCACTCATTGAGGGGCTTCGTGAGCTAAATATCATCGTGTGGAACAGCAACACACTCAGCAATGATGATTTCATCGGCAGCTGCAG GGTGCAGCTGCACAAGGCACTCACAAGCGGCTACGATGACTCGTCATGGCCCCTCCAGACACGCCATATGAA GTCTGCGGGGGAAGTGAGGCTCATTATGCACTTCGATGTCTCAGCAATG AAGAACAAGATGGCTGGTAAAAGTGCTGCCGCATCCTCTGCCCATTCTGTTCCTCCAGTGCCAGCACCCTTGCCATATGCTGCCTCCTCACTGTCATACCCAGCGCCGACAGCATATCCTGCTGCACCCCCGCACCAAGCTTATCCAACTCCTGGCCATGCACCATATCCCACTCCTTCCGCATACGCATCTCCACCTCCCCAGCAACCATGCCCACACCATGCATATCCTCCTACAAGTCAGCCTCCGCAGCCATATGGGCAACCATACCCGCCGCAGCCATATGCGCAACCATACCCGCCACAGCCATATGGGCAGCCGTACCCGCCACAGCCATACGGCCAACCCTACCCACCACCATCAGCAGCACAATCTCCATATCCACCTG CGCCTTACCCCGGAGTTTatccaccgccaccaccataTTGA
- the LOC100831190 gene encoding uncharacterized protein LOC100831190, producing the protein MRISHLQYMISHLRHLIFFTGFSQPAISLPVAEQLWNQWEIQSLVLIAYLLADYVATFTLGRLTLHLDEPRHQLLLFWTPFLLLHLGGQETIAALSTEDSLLWKRHLLSLVSQVLLAIYIVTKSWHVVSNKHLMAPMVLMFISGTIKYAERTWALMAAGSAMTPGSSSTLSDYVLNVEGSVLDDAQSYFQRLHDYLSATDHKGRIDYQGLVEVAGKGVRICLDFLTDMTPFLMWHKGNIIDRSIKKFQDLKKQEHRHKIAYKLAEIQLSLIYDFMYTKYGVLQYHLNMVTSGIQRFVTFGTTTVALGLFLKADLEGHFSNDVRADVVVSYILLGGAVALDLSSIFLVLSSYWPYLPGRNPFGKDAGFPGKRLMFSLTTRLVYPMRKSFWSGQMSQYNLIGECIHEKEANLLVKVLLKVGLMSDVKTVQVSPELKEFVFRKLLDTGATRHVNEYWKWDSSAFTGQWARWALEKTQEGKSVDQSVLNLEGRRNHRWCRPHVAHHHGDVLLHHFQRHGQGQHHRAIQEHELAHVRLHHVPCREMRRQERKQWAFRAW; encoded by the exons ATGAG GATATCACATCTCCAATACATGATATCACATCTCCgacatttgatattttt cacTGGTTTCTCTCAGCCGGCCATCTCATTGCCAGTTGCCGAACAGCTATGGAACCAGTGGGAGATACAAAGCCTGGTGCTG ATTGCCTACCTGTTGGCCGACTACGTCGCAACCTTCACCCTGGGCCGCCTGACGCTCCACCTGGATGAGCCGCGGCACCAGCTCTTGCTCTTCTGGACGCCATTCCTGCTGCTCCACCTCGGTGGCCAGGAGACGATCGCGGCCTTGTCGACGGAGGACAGCCTGCTGTGGAAGCGGCACCTCCTGAGCCTCGTCTCGCAGGTCCTGCTGGCCATCTACATCGTCACCAAGTCATGGCACGTCGTCAGCAACAAGCATCTCATGGCGCCCATGGTGCTCATGTTCATCTCTGGGACAATCAAATACGCGGAGAGAACATGGGCGCTGATGGCCGCCGGCAGCGCCATGACGCCCGGGAGCAGCTCCACCTTGTCAGACTATGTGCTCAACGTGGAGGGCAGTGTCCTTGACGATGCACAGTCCTATTTCCAGAGGCTCCATGATTATCTATCAGCCACTGACCACAAGGGCAGGATAGATTACCAGGGCCTCGTGGAGGTGGCCGGCAAGGGGGTCCGGATATGCTTGGATTTCCTGACAGACATGACCCCTTTCTTGATGTGGCACAAAGGCAACATCATCGACCGAAGCATCAAGAAGTTCCAAGACCTGAAGAAGCAGGAGCACCGGCACAAGATCGCTTACAAGCTGGCTGAGATCCAGCTCTCACTCATCTATGACTTCATGTACACCAAGTATGGAGTTCTTCAGTACCACCTCAACATGGTCACCAGTGGCATCCAGCGGTTTGTCACGTTTGGCACGACCACCGTAGCGCTGGGGCTGTTCCTCAAGGCTGACCTTGAAGGGCACTTCTCCAACGACGTCAGAGCCGACGTCGTGGTGTCTTACATACTGCTAGGCGGTGCCGTCGCGCTGGACCTGTCCTCCATCTTCCTGGTGCTCTCATCATACTGGCCTTACCTGCCTGGTAGAAACCCCTTTGGCAAAGATGCAGGGTTCCCGGGTAAGCGTTTAATGTTCAGTCTGACGACCAGGCTTGTGTATCCAATGCGCAAGAGTTTTTGGTCAGGGCAGATGTCTCAATACAACCTGATTGGCGAGTGCATCCACGAGAAGGAAGCTAATCTGTTGGTCAAGGTCCTGCTCAAGGTCGGCCTCATGTCTGACGTCAAGACAGTGCAAGTCTCTCCTGAGCTCAAGGAGTTCGTCTTCAGGAAGCTGCTGGACACAGGGGCCACTCGGCACGTGAATGAGTACTGGAAATGGGACTCCAGCGCGTTCACCGGCCAGTGGGCACGGTGGGCGCTGGAGAAAACGCAGGAAGGGAAGTCGGTGGATCAGTCGGTGCTCAACCTGGaaggaaggcggaaccatcgCTGGTGTCGTCCTCATGTGGCACATCATCACGGAGATGTGCTTCTACACCACTTCCAGCGCCATGGACAAGGACAGCACCACCGTGCCATACAGGAACATGAGCTTGCACATGTCCGACTACATCATGTACCTTGTCGGGAAATGCGGCGTCAAGAGCGGAAGCAATGGGCATTTCGAGCTTGGTAA